One stretch of Cedecea neteri DNA includes these proteins:
- a CDS encoding methyl-accepting chemotaxis protein, with product MNVIRNIKIRAMVVLIQVFSTLAWISVAGATLWLLHNLKQQLALSPDQLAWINMAQLMLMLSIAISIAITLFTERYLWFCLVKPVNTIRNHMHVLARGELATALPDLGRNCIGLMVPPIQQMQDNWEKAVSRIRDSADAIRTSATEVSGVNTDLSSRSEQQAAALEQTSASMEQLNSTVKLNADNANHASHLAQNATNTAVNGGASVKQVVKTMDVIASSANKIVDITTVINSIAFQTNILALNAAVEAARAGEQGKGFAVVASEVRNLASRSAGAAKEIETLLNESVSNIHTGSQQVKKAGEAMDEILKAVKQVNDIMGEIASASVEQSQGIGQVGVAVREMDSVTQQNVNLVQKSVLSSGELEKQAHHLHDVVAMFRLSGSGS from the coding sequence ATGAATGTGATTCGCAATATAAAAATCCGCGCGATGGTGGTGCTGATACAAGTCTTTTCGACGTTAGCCTGGATAAGCGTCGCGGGCGCGACGCTTTGGCTTTTACACAACCTCAAGCAGCAGCTCGCGCTGAGCCCGGACCAGCTGGCATGGATTAACATGGCCCAGCTGATGTTGATGCTTTCAATCGCTATTAGTATTGCGATTACCCTTTTTACCGAACGCTACCTGTGGTTTTGCCTGGTGAAGCCGGTCAATACAATCCGTAATCACATGCATGTCCTGGCGCGGGGCGAACTGGCCACGGCGCTGCCGGATTTGGGTCGTAACTGCATTGGCCTGATGGTGCCGCCTATTCAACAAATGCAGGATAACTGGGAAAAAGCGGTGAGCCGCATTCGGGACAGCGCCGATGCGATTCGCACCAGTGCCACCGAGGTTTCCGGGGTAAATACCGACCTGTCATCCCGTTCCGAGCAACAGGCCGCCGCGCTGGAACAGACCAGCGCCAGCATGGAGCAGTTGAACAGTACGGTGAAGCTCAATGCCGACAACGCGAACCACGCCAGCCATCTCGCGCAGAACGCCACCAACACGGCGGTGAACGGTGGGGCATCGGTGAAGCAGGTGGTGAAGACAATGGATGTTATTGCCAGCAGCGCGAATAAAATCGTTGATATCACCACGGTGATTAACAGCATTGCGTTCCAGACCAACATCCTGGCGCTGAACGCGGCGGTCGAGGCGGCAAGAGCGGGGGAGCAGGGCAAAGGGTTTGCGGTCGTTGCCAGCGAAGTGCGTAATCTGGCCAGCCGCAGCGCCGGGGCGGCAAAAGAGATTGAAACGTTGCTGAATGAGTCGGTCAGCAATATTCACACCGGCTCGCAGCAGGTGAAAAAGGCCGGGGAAGCGATGGATGAGATCCTCAAGGCCGTGAAGCAGGTCAACGATATTATGGGCGAGATTGCCAGCGCATCGGTTGAACAAAGCCAGGGGATCGGGCAGGTGGGCGTGGCCGTGCGAGAGATGGACAGCGTAACGCAGCAGAACGTTAATCTGGTGCAGAAGTCGGTGCTGTCCTCCGGCGAGCTGGAGAAACAGGCGCACCATCTGCACGATGTGGTGGCGATGTTCCGCCTGAGCGGCAGCGGAAGCTGA
- the yecR gene encoding YecR family lipoprotein has protein sequence MKRIYLAVAALFLGGCTVSKTPVPLNANEPAGVVRLAYNLPPLQTAKVDKFLAQSTASRQCQQWGYASALPYGSDVKTCTTYSGTLCLNTQVVLEYQCRGVSGPQYAGVTSNW, from the coding sequence ATGAAGCGCATTTATCTGGCCGTTGCCGCCCTGTTCCTGGGTGGATGCACCGTAAGCAAAACGCCCGTCCCGCTCAACGCTAACGAGCCAGCCGGCGTTGTTCGTCTCGCCTATAACCTGCCGCCGCTTCAGACGGCCAAAGTGGACAAGTTCCTCGCACAGTCAACCGCCTCGCGCCAGTGCCAGCAGTGGGGCTATGCCAGCGCGCTCCCTTACGGCAGCGACGTCAAAACCTGTACGACCTACAGCGGCACCCTTTGCCTGAATACCCAGGTTGTGCTGGAGTACCAGTGCCGTGGCGTGAGCGGTCCACAGTATGCGGGCGTCACCAGTAACTGGTAA
- a CDS encoding ABC transporter ATP-binding protein — MSNLLEIDSLKTSFFTRDGEVHAVRGVSFGVRRGEVVGIVGESGCGKSVTCKSVINLLGSHGRIVGGHIRFQGEDLARKTPEQMRHLRGSEIAMIFQDPMTALNPVLSIGRQMSEIIIRHQRLSKKAAKEKAIAMLGQVGISQPEKRYDQYPHEFSGGMRQRVMIAIALSCHPSLLIADEPTTALDVTIQAQILRLLKQLQQQTDTAILLITHDLGVVAQVCSRVVVMYGGLVMEQGSVEAIFYRPSHPYTRGLLASLPRPDGSEERLSPIEGSPPGLLNPPAGCPFAARCPQRMAVCDKAAPKHTFADGHEVSCWLWEKEVAHA, encoded by the coding sequence ATGAGTAACCTGCTTGAAATCGATAGTCTGAAAACATCCTTCTTTACCCGCGACGGCGAAGTTCATGCGGTGCGTGGCGTCTCCTTCGGCGTGCGGCGTGGAGAAGTCGTGGGCATCGTCGGCGAGTCTGGCTGTGGGAAAAGCGTCACCTGCAAATCTGTTATCAATTTGCTGGGGAGCCACGGCAGGATAGTGGGGGGCCATATTCGCTTTCAGGGCGAAGATCTGGCCCGCAAAACGCCGGAGCAAATGCGCCATCTTCGCGGCAGTGAGATAGCGATGATTTTTCAGGATCCGATGACCGCGTTGAACCCGGTGCTGAGCATCGGGCGGCAGATGAGTGAAATCATTATTCGTCATCAACGCCTGAGCAAAAAGGCGGCTAAAGAGAAGGCGATTGCGATGCTCGGGCAGGTGGGCATTAGCCAGCCGGAAAAACGCTACGACCAATACCCGCACGAATTTAGCGGCGGCATGCGCCAGCGGGTAATGATTGCCATCGCGCTGTCGTGCCATCCGTCTTTATTGATTGCCGACGAGCCGACTACCGCGCTGGACGTGACAATCCAGGCGCAGATCCTGCGGCTGCTTAAACAGCTTCAGCAGCAGACGGATACCGCAATTTTGCTGATAACGCATGATTTAGGCGTGGTGGCGCAGGTGTGCTCGCGGGTGGTTGTGATGTACGGCGGGCTGGTGATGGAACAGGGAAGCGTAGAGGCTATTTTTTATCGCCCCTCGCATCCCTACACGCGTGGCCTGCTGGCGTCGCTGCCCCGTCCTGACGGCAGTGAAGAACGCTTGTCTCCGATAGAAGGGAGCCCGCCCGGCTTGCTGAATCCCCCTGCGGGCTGTCCATTTGCCGCTCGCTGTCCGCAACGCATGGCCGTTTGTGATAAGGCGGCACCTAAACACACGTTCGCCGACGGCCACGAAGTTAGCTGCTGGCTGTGGGAAAAAGAGGTGGCTCATGCCTGA
- a CDS encoding non-heme ferritin-like protein codes for MPAASMIQKLNAQINREFYASHLCLHLSAWCTKNSLTGSANFLRSQAQNNVTHMMRVFNFMKHSGGMPSVGAMSPPECHCLTLEELFQQTLDDYHLRHETLATLKEEAKAANAGKIVSFLMALSKEQDRDGERLQTILEEVRNAKKAGLCMSQTDRHLLNFVEHESH; via the coding sequence ATGCCCGCTGCCAGCATGATCCAAAAACTTAATGCGCAAATTAATCGTGAATTTTATGCCTCCCATTTGTGTCTGCACCTGAGCGCCTGGTGCACGAAGAACAGCCTGACCGGCAGCGCGAATTTTCTACGCAGCCAGGCTCAAAACAACGTTACGCACATGATGCGGGTATTTAATTTTATGAAGCACTCTGGCGGCATGCCGAGCGTAGGCGCGATGTCTCCACCTGAGTGCCACTGCCTGACGCTTGAAGAGCTATTTCAGCAAACGTTGGATGATTACCACCTGCGCCACGAAACGCTGGCTACCCTAAAAGAAGAGGCCAAAGCGGCCAATGCCGGTAAGATCGTGAGCTTTCTAATGGCGTTAAGCAAAGAACAGGATCGGGACGGTGAACGGCTACAGACGATCCTGGAAGAAGTGCGCAATGCTAAAAAAGCGGGCCTGTGCATGAGCCAGACCGACCGACATCTGCTGAATTTTGTCGAACACGAGTCTCACTGA
- the uspC gene encoding universal stress protein UspC, whose protein sequence is MSYRHVLVAVAITPESHHLVQKAVSIVKPVNGKITLVTLASDPELYNQLAAPMLENLRDLMLEETHLFLDELKEKAQYPIEKVIISTGELSEHILDICEKQDVDLVLCGNHNQSFFGKITCSAKAVVASSQVDVLLVPL, encoded by the coding sequence ATGAGCTATCGTCATGTGCTGGTTGCCGTGGCCATCACGCCTGAGAGCCATCATCTGGTGCAAAAGGCCGTCTCTATCGTCAAACCCGTCAACGGAAAAATTACTCTCGTCACGCTAGCCTCCGATCCCGAACTGTATAACCAGCTTGCCGCCCCGATGCTGGAAAACCTGCGCGATCTGATGCTGGAAGAAACCCACCTTTTTCTCGATGAGCTGAAAGAGAAAGCGCAATATCCTATTGAAAAGGTAATTATTTCCACAGGGGAACTAAGCGAACACATCCTGGATATCTGTGAAAAGCAGGATGTGGACCTGGTGCTTTGCGGCAATCATAATCAGAGTTTCTTCGGTAAGATCACCTGCTCAGCCAAGGCTGTCGTGGCCTCAAGCCAGGTTGATGTGCTGCTGGTCCCTCTTTAG
- a CDS encoding ABC transporter permease yields MKHSRPAQCSLAVLVLFALASLSAFFSPWDPNQMSLQARMLPPDTGHWFGTDEYGRDYFTRALYGGQISLMVGFLAMLFSTLIGTLVGTVSGYFGGKIDNLLMRLVDILMSIPAFFLLLVLNAYLKPGIANIILIISALTWMNMSRLVRAETLTLKEREYVVYARASGEHPLLIIARHIIPNILPTIIVAATLNIASAILMESTLSFLGLGVQQPNASWGSMLNNAQSYIGEASWLAMFPGVLILLTVLSFNVLGDVFRTAFEPGANRDE; encoded by the coding sequence ATGAAACACAGCCGTCCCGCGCAGTGTTCGCTGGCGGTGTTGGTGCTTTTTGCGCTGGCGTCATTGTCGGCATTCTTTAGCCCCTGGGACCCAAACCAGATGTCGCTCCAGGCGCGCATGCTGCCGCCGGATACCGGGCACTGGTTTGGCACGGATGAGTACGGCAGGGACTACTTTACGCGTGCGCTTTACGGCGGGCAGATTTCCCTGATGGTTGGGTTTCTGGCGATGCTGTTCTCCACGCTTATCGGCACGCTGGTGGGCACGGTCAGCGGCTACTTCGGGGGTAAAATAGACAACCTGCTGATGAGGCTGGTGGACATACTCATGTCGATCCCGGCCTTTTTCCTGCTGCTGGTGCTCAATGCTTACCTGAAGCCCGGCATAGCTAACATTATCCTGATCATCAGCGCGCTGACCTGGATGAACATGTCACGCCTGGTTCGCGCAGAAACCTTGACGCTAAAAGAGCGTGAGTACGTGGTTTACGCGCGTGCCTCCGGTGAGCATCCGTTGTTGATAATCGCCCGCCATATTATCCCCAATATTTTGCCGACGATTATCGTGGCGGCGACCCTGAATATCGCCTCCGCTATTTTAATGGAGTCTACATTGAGCTTTCTTGGTCTTGGCGTACAGCAGCCAAATGCCTCCTGGGGCAGCATGCTGAATAATGCCCAGTCTTACATCGGTGAAGCGTCCTGGCTTGCCATGTTCCCCGGCGTGCTGATCCTGCTGACGGTGCTGAGCTTTAACGTGCTGGGCGATGTGTTCCGCACCGCCTTTGAGCCGGGAGCAAACCGCGATGAGTAA
- a CDS encoding ABC transporter substrate-binding protein produces MRKPLVLSVLVAALALALSGCDDAKKETAAAPAPAKEAKQGGSLIIGITSGDPLAMNPLYASDRTTLTIMQALYSPLYSYNGDKIEWGLAESLTPSADNLSWTLKLKPGLKWQDGQAITADDVVFTFNKLLDEKQHSFFRSMFVYGNKPLSVSKVDPLTVKFTLPQVSAAFAGTLVQIFPIPQHIFDSEKGDLEKSARNEAPVGSGPFKFKEYRAGQYYALTRFDDYWNGKPKLDSVTYRFAKDANSANLALQNGEINLKMVDPQDVSRLKATGKFDFVIYPEGRLAYMTFNQNVDSMKSKDLRQAIAYALNKDDLVQTAFTSLDYARPAASILTPDTLYQTSDVEQYKFDIEKAKALLKASGQPDGLKLRLAYINSNKTQESMGLYIQQQLKAIGINVELLALDANAMSQRSQDMKNTAWELSLGGYIMGSEPDGYKSLYMSNEAYNYAHYKNPAFDALWEQGATETDAVKRAAIYKQIQQTVANDMAWYPVAYTNAVVAVDKRFGGTKEAEPKPVYMFQDLSKIYQQ; encoded by the coding sequence ATGCGTAAACCTCTGGTATTGTCGGTGCTGGTCGCCGCGCTGGCCCTGGCATTAAGCGGCTGTGATGACGCCAAAAAAGAAACCGCGGCCGCACCTGCCCCGGCAAAAGAAGCAAAGCAGGGCGGCAGCCTGATTATCGGCATCACGTCCGGCGATCCGTTGGCCATGAACCCGCTGTATGCCAGCGACCGTACTACGTTAACGATTATGCAGGCGCTTTATTCGCCTTTATACAGCTACAACGGGGACAAAATCGAGTGGGGCCTGGCGGAAAGCCTGACGCCGTCTGCGGATAATCTCTCCTGGACGCTGAAGCTGAAGCCCGGCCTGAAATGGCAGGACGGCCAGGCCATTACCGCCGATGACGTGGTGTTCACCTTTAATAAGCTGCTGGATGAAAAACAACACAGCTTCTTCCGCAGCATGTTTGTCTATGGCAACAAGCCTCTTAGCGTGAGCAAGGTGGATCCGCTGACGGTGAAATTTACCCTGCCGCAGGTGAGCGCCGCCTTTGCCGGTACGCTGGTGCAAATCTTCCCGATCCCGCAGCATATCTTCGACAGTGAAAAAGGCGATCTCGAAAAGAGCGCCCGCAACGAGGCACCTGTCGGATCCGGTCCGTTCAAATTTAAAGAGTACCGCGCCGGGCAGTACTACGCCCTGACGCGTTTTGACGACTACTGGAACGGCAAACCGAAGCTGGACTCGGTCACTTATCGCTTTGCGAAGGATGCGAACTCGGCCAACCTTGCGCTACAGAACGGTGAAATCAACCTTAAGATGGTTGACCCGCAGGACGTCTCTCGCCTGAAGGCCACCGGCAAGTTTGATTTTGTTATCTATCCGGAAGGCCGTCTGGCCTATATGACCTTCAACCAGAACGTCGACAGCATGAAAAGCAAGGATCTTCGCCAGGCCATTGCTTACGCCCTGAATAAAGACGATCTGGTACAAACGGCATTTACCTCACTCGACTACGCCAGGCCTGCGGCTTCTATCCTGACCCCGGATACCCTCTACCAGACCAGCGACGTTGAGCAGTACAAGTTCGATATTGAAAAAGCCAAAGCGCTGCTTAAAGCCTCCGGGCAGCCGGACGGCCTGAAGCTGCGCCTGGCGTACATCAACAGCAATAAAACCCAGGAAAGTATGGGGCTTTATATTCAGCAGCAGCTCAAGGCGATTGGCATCAACGTAGAGCTGCTGGCCCTGGACGCTAACGCGATGTCACAGCGTAGCCAGGACATGAAGAATACGGCCTGGGAGCTAAGCCTGGGCGGATACATCATGGGGTCAGAGCCGGACGGCTATAAGTCGCTGTACATGAGCAACGAAGCCTATAACTACGCACACTATAAGAACCCGGCGTTTGATGCGCTGTGGGAGCAGGGGGCTACCGAAACGGATGCCGTTAAGCGTGCGGCCATCTACAAACAAATTCAGCAAACCGTAGCCAACGATATGGCCTGGTATCCTGTTGCCTACACCAACGCGGTCGTGGCGGTGGATAAACGTTTTGGCGGCACAAAAGAGGCGGAGCCTAAGCCTGTTTATATGTTCCAGGATCTGTCGAAGATTTATCAACAATAA
- a CDS encoding ABC transporter ATP-binding protein, protein MPEVIPLISVRNLSKHFTSDRGWFGPRTTVKAVDGVSFDIYPGETYGLVGESGCGKSTLGRSLLRLFDITEGEIEFDGQNIAGLSERQLKPVRRRMQAVFQDPYSSLNPGMTVQQLIAEPMRIHGYDAERRKSRTLELLGQVGLSREHLDRFPHEFSGGQRQRISIARALSVNPEFILCDEPLSALDVSVQAQVVNLLQDLQQASGLTYLFIAHDLSMVRHISDRIGVMYLGSLVEEAPAETLYNQPAHPYTRALLASIPLADPHVQMLEQGGLKGETAGEIGAGTRCKFADRCPRAMEKCHRQPPQMQEISPGHRVACWQFEK, encoded by the coding sequence ATGCCTGAGGTTATTCCACTGATTAGCGTCCGCAACCTGAGTAAACATTTCACCTCTGACCGGGGCTGGTTCGGGCCACGCACGACGGTAAAGGCCGTGGACGGCGTCAGTTTTGATATTTATCCAGGGGAAACTTACGGCCTGGTCGGAGAGTCGGGCTGCGGCAAGTCAACGCTAGGCCGAAGCCTGTTGCGGCTGTTCGACATCACCGAAGGTGAGATTGAGTTTGACGGGCAAAACATTGCCGGGCTAAGCGAACGTCAGCTGAAACCCGTCCGCCGCCGGATGCAGGCCGTTTTTCAGGATCCTTATTCCTCACTGAATCCAGGCATGACGGTGCAGCAGCTGATTGCCGAACCGATGCGTATTCACGGCTACGATGCTGAACGGAGGAAAAGTCGAACGCTGGAGCTGCTGGGGCAGGTGGGTTTAAGCCGTGAGCACCTCGATCGTTTTCCTCACGAGTTCAGCGGCGGGCAGCGCCAGCGTATCAGTATTGCTCGCGCGCTGTCGGTGAACCCCGAGTTCATTCTTTGCGATGAACCGCTGTCCGCGCTCGATGTGTCAGTGCAGGCGCAGGTGGTAAATCTTTTGCAGGATCTGCAGCAGGCATCAGGCCTGACCTACCTGTTTATCGCTCACGATCTGTCGATGGTGCGCCATATTTCTGACCGTATTGGCGTGATGTACCTCGGCTCGCTGGTGGAGGAGGCTCCGGCAGAAACGCTGTATAACCAGCCGGCTCACCCTTACACCCGGGCGCTGCTGGCGTCTATTCCTCTCGCCGACCCGCATGTACAAATGCTGGAGCAGGGCGGGCTAAAAGGCGAAACCGCCGGGGAGATTGGTGCAGGTACACGTTGTAAATTTGCTGACCGCTGCCCGCGAGCTATGGAGAAATGCCATCGGCAGCCTCCGCAAATGCAGGAGATCTCGCCGGGGCATCGCGTTGCCTGCTGGCAGTTTGAAAAGTAA
- a CDS encoding ABC transporter permease, with amino-acid sequence MNNLLFRRLLQLFPMLLFISLVSFLLVKLAPGDPVQAYITPRMSPDDIERIRQSMGLDKPLPVQYLLWLKNLLQGDLGYSLIYHRPVLTMIAERIPATLGLMGASLLLAIVLAIPLGLLAGAFKHRWLDHVLNLFAYVGISVPIFWFGILLITVFSVQLNWLPSMGMRTIGMEDSWLDVVRHGILPCIALTFYNLSSYVRYIRSNTISQLSADYVQTQLAYGATRSAILFRHVLKNVLLPVITLFGLSFGELIVGAYVTESVFSWPGMGLLGIQSITSLDYPLIMAIILLSSLMLIAGNLLADLLYRVADPRIKALR; translated from the coding sequence ATGAATAACCTTCTTTTCCGGCGTTTGCTGCAGCTGTTCCCGATGCTGCTTTTTATCTCGCTGGTCTCTTTTTTACTGGTAAAGCTTGCTCCGGGCGACCCTGTTCAGGCGTATATCACGCCGCGCATGAGCCCGGATGATATCGAACGTATTCGTCAAAGTATGGGCCTGGATAAACCGCTGCCGGTGCAGTATTTGCTGTGGTTGAAAAATCTGCTGCAGGGCGACCTGGGCTACTCGCTGATTTATCACCGTCCGGTGCTGACCATGATTGCCGAACGCATTCCGGCCACGCTTGGCCTGATGGGCGCGTCACTGCTGTTGGCGATTGTGCTGGCGATCCCCCTTGGGCTGCTGGCCGGCGCGTTTAAACACCGCTGGCTGGATCACGTGTTGAATCTCTTTGCCTACGTGGGTATTTCGGTACCGATTTTCTGGTTTGGCATCCTGCTGATTACCGTGTTTTCGGTGCAGCTAAACTGGCTGCCCAGCATGGGGATGAGAACGATTGGCATGGAAGATTCGTGGCTTGATGTTGTGCGCCACGGCATTCTGCCCTGTATTGCACTGACCTTTTACAACCTTTCCAGCTACGTGCGCTATATCCGATCTAATACCATTAGCCAGCTGTCCGCCGACTACGTGCAAACCCAGCTCGCCTACGGTGCGACCCGCAGTGCCATTCTGTTCCGTCACGTGCTGAAGAACGTGCTGCTGCCGGTGATTACGCTGTTTGGTCTTTCCTTTGGCGAGCTGATCGTGGGGGCTTACGTCACGGAAAGCGTCTTTTCCTGGCCGGGGATGGGGCTGCTGGGGATCCAGTCCATCACCTCCCTGGACTACCCGCTGATCATGGCCATTATCCTGCTTTCTTCTTTGATGCTGATTGCGGGAAATTTACTGGCCGATCTTCTGTATCGCGTGGCGGACCCGCGCATTAAGGCGCTGAGGTAA
- a CDS encoding DUF2766 family protein — protein sequence MAEQLSADQELVSDVVACQLVIKQILDVIDVIAPVEVREKMSEQLKTIDFTSHPAAVDPVTRRAIQKAIALIELKFTQQKEAH from the coding sequence ATGGCCGAACAACTCTCTGCCGATCAGGAACTGGTTTCCGACGTCGTGGCGTGCCAGCTGGTTATCAAACAAATTCTCGACGTGATTGATGTGATTGCGCCGGTTGAAGTCCGTGAAAAGATGTCAGAACAGCTGAAAACCATCGATTTTACCAGCCATCCTGCTGCCGTTGACCCGGTAACTCGCCGCGCGATTCAAAAAGCGATAGCCCTGATTGAGCTGAAATTTACCCAACAGAAAGAGGCGCACTAA